ACCCTTATTGGGACGAGCTTAAAGGGGTCTATCGGGTATATAACATTTGTGTATTATTAGAAAAGATTGACCAAAGATCAAGGAAACTTTAGTTATTTCAATGAATATCTCTAAAAGTCGGAGGGTCGAGGAGAGGAAGGCGGCTGCCGAATCGGATTATAGGGGAGATCCAGCCACTGACCTCCGATGCCTGGGCTGGAGGAGGCCGGGCGGCTCCCCCTGGATTAAGAGGATAGGAGGGGCAGGGGGTACCTCTCCCTTATCTCCCCCTCCCTCAAAGCCTGAAGGCCGATCTCCTCCAGGGCTCCGGATATCTTCTCCCTCTCGGCGGACCGGAGAGACTTCCGGTCGAGGTAAGCTCCCACCGCCTCCGACTTCATCCTCGCCTCCTCGACGATCTCAAGATCGAGGTCTCTCGCCTGGTACTTCGAGAAGAGGTGTCCGAAGGCGATCTTCGTCTCCAGGAGGAGCCGGTTCTGCCTCGTCACGTAATGGCCGCCGCCGAATCCGAGGAAGGCGGGAGGATGAAGCTCCTCTAGGTCCAGGATCGACCTCGCCACCGCCTCGCCGGCGGCGGGGTCCGACCACTCCCGCTCACAGCTTCCGATCTCCGCGAAGAAGGATGGCACGGTCAAATTGGTGGGGCCGTGGTGGGTCGCCTCGAGGGTCACCTCAAACCCCTCTACGGGGTGGGCGACGAGGTTCGATATGAAGGACTTGAGGGCTCCGGGGGCGGCGACGGCCAGCTCCCTCGCCCTCCCTCCCAGGACCGCCTCTCCTGGGTTTCCCGAGAAGTGGCCGCAGAGGCGGGGCGCCCCATCCTTCGCCTGATGCCTCGAGGCGAAGACTATGAGGGCCGGGGAGAGGCCCATCCCCTCCAGCCTCTCCTCCAGCCCCTCGAGGCCGATCAGCCTCTCCTCCAGGAGGACGAGGCGAAAGTTTCGGAGCCGGCGGAAGGCTCCCCCCTCCTCCCAGGATCCTAGCCCCAAGAGATGGTCGGCGATGTTCAGGCTTGCGGGGTCGGCGGTGGTGGCGATGACGGCGATCTCATCATTCATACGTCCGTCTCAACTTCCAGCATAGACTTCACCATGGGGGCGTAGTCGGTCTTCCTAACCTTCAGATCCCGCAGAGGCATGATGACGTAGCTGGGCCTCTCTTCCACCAGCCCCACCTCGCTGAGGGCCTTCACCTCCAGGTCCATCCTCTCCTTCATCTCCACGTAGCACTGGGAGAGGAAGGAGCCGAAGATCTCCCCGGGCTGGATGTAGCTGTATACCGCTGCCCCGATCCGCCTGAAGGAGGAGTAGATCCTCATCATCTCCTCGGCCGTCGCCTTCGGCCGGACGTTTATGTGGTAGAAGATCATCAGCTCGCACCCGATCTTCTTCCAGTTGACGTTCGCCTGCCGGGCTAGGAGCCCGCTCTGGAAGAATTTGTTCCTCTTCCCCGATATGGTGGGCCGAGAGATCCCAGTCCTGCGGGAGAGCTCCAGGTCCGAGAGGGCAGGATACTTGACGAAGGCGAGGAGGGCCAGCCTATCCTTCTCGGTGAGCTTCACCTCCTCCTCGGGGGCCTCCTCCTCGATGGGAGGCTCGTCCAAAAGGTCGGTCCTCCCCAGGTTGAAGGTGTTGTTCACCGCCAGGGCCGAGTCCCAGGAGACCCGGGTCAGGGAGAAGGGATAGTGGTAGCACCGGATATCGTCGACGAAGCCCGCGTCCTTGTAGTCGTCCATGACGGGGTTGAAGACCCTCTTGAAGTCGGTGTAGCTCCTGGAGTAGACCATGGAGACCGAGTCGGAGTCGGTGGCGGAGTGGAAGACGCAGTGGGGATGGTCGACCCACTCACCGAACCCGAGCTTCTTCCCCCTCACCTCCACGGGGGCGTTGGGCCTGTATCGGGTGAAGACCGCGGTCATCATCTCCGCCCCCACCCCCATCCCGGAGGGGACGTTCAGAAGCTGGACCATCTCCCATTCCCTGAACTTCCTTTTGCTCTTGAAGATCGTCGATCGGTCCACCCCGATCTTGCCGGCGAGATCTATGTCGCTCAGGCCGGGGTACCGGGCAAGGCCGTAGAGGACCAGCTTCTCTTTTGATGTAAGTTTCAGAGGCATCTTGCCTCCAATCTACATTTTTTACTATTAATAGATTGCCTTTTTTGCTTTTTGGGTTGAATGTCGCTACATATCAGAGAAATCAGGATGACATTTTTAGCAGGAAAGGGGGAGGCCTCCGGCCCCTCAGTCGAGATCGGCCGTCCTCCTCCTCTCTCGAACGAGGAACGGCGAATCGTGGCCAGGCACCACCACCTCCGCCACCTCCACGATCCTCGCCATGGACCTCAGCGCCATCCCTCGGTCTACATGGAGGCGGGGGGGGACCCACTTCAGATAGTTTCCCATCAGGGGGAGGGCGTCCCCCGCCACCACGATCCGCCGGGGAGATTCGCAGACGACGGATATGCTGTCGGCGGTGTGGCCGGGGGTCTCCATGATCCAGACGCCGGGGGCGATGAGGTCCCCCTCCTCAAGCCCGCCCTTCCCTGAGAGGATCCGGGCTCTGGAGAAGAGGCGGTTATTTCCGGAGTGGTCCGGATGGTCGTGGGTGTTGACGACGATGTCAACATATTCGGGGGCGAGCCCCAGCTCCTTCAGCCGATTCGTGATCGGCTCGCCCTCGCCTTCGCATCCGGTGTCGACGACGATCTTCCTCGAACCTGCGAGGATCAGGGTCGCCGAGGACCGGGCCTCCAGGATCGTCCCATCCTCGTCCCTGACGAGGCGGCCTGGCTTCAGGAGGACCGCCCGAGGCGGGGCCGGGATCTGTGCCGTCACCTCTGCACCCATCAAATTCACCATCCTCCGAGTTTGAGCCTCGGAGAGGACCCTCACCTCAGGAGGGGCGCCAGCTTCGAGACGAGCCGGTCGACCTGCTCGACGGCGGTGCCGATGTACCGGTGGGGGTCGAGGAGCCGGTCGATCTCCTCGGAAGATAGGTGGGCCGCCACCGTCTCCTCCTCGGCCAGGACCGAGGCGAGGGTTCTATCCTCCTCAACGGCCCTCATGGAGGAGCTCCTCATGATCTCGTGGGCCTTCTGCCTTCCGACGCCCCTCTTTGCCAGCTCCACCATCACCGACTCCGCCATGTTCAGACCCCGGAGAAGCTGGAGGTTTCTCTCGACCTGCTCCTCGTTTATCGATAGCCCCTCCAGGATCCGGGCGGTGAGGGCGAGGATGTGGTCGGTGAAGATGAACGCCTCGGGGAAGAGGATCCTCTCGCAGCTGGAGTTGGTGAGGTCCCTCTCGTCCCAGAGGGGGATGTTCGCGAAGGCCGGCTCCATCTGGGCCCGGACGATCCGGGCGAGGCCGCAGACCTGCTCCGACTTGATGGGGTTTCTCTTGTGGGGCATGGTGCTCGATCCGACCTGTCTTTTGCCGAAGACCTCGGAGACCTCGGCGATCTCGGACCTCTGGAGGGTCCTGATCTCAACGCAGATCTTGTCCAGGGTCGAGGCGACCAGCCCCATCCAGCAGATCATCTCGGCGTGGCGGTCCCTCTGGACGACCTGGTTTGAGACGTCCACCTCGGTCAAGTCCAAAAGCTCCATCACCCTCGCCTGGATCTTCATGCCGTCGGCGCCGAAGGCGGCCTGGGTCCCCACGGCTCCGCTCATCTTCCCCACGGCGGCCCGGGGCTTCATCTGGGCGAGCCTCTCCAGGTGGCGGGCCATCTCCGAGGCCCAGACCGCAAACCGGAGGCCGTAGGTGGTGGGAACCCCGATCTGGCCGTGGGTCCTCCCGGCGCAGACGAGCCCCTTATGTTCCTCGGCCCGCGCCAGCAGGACCCTCAAGACCCGCTTCACCTTCTCCTCCAGGACGGCGAGGGAGGCCTTGATCTGAAGCCCCGTCGCCGTGTCCAGGATGTCGTTGGAGGTGGCGCCGAGGTGGACCCACTCCCCCGCCTCCTCGCAGGCCTCGGCGAGGGCGTGGACGACGGCCATCATGTCGTGGCCGATCTCGTCCTCT
The sequence above is drawn from the Methanothrix harundinacea 6Ac genome and encodes:
- a CDS encoding MBL fold metallo-hydrolase; translated protein: MGAEVTAQIPAPPRAVLLKPGRLVRDEDGTILEARSSATLILAGSRKIVVDTGCEGEGEPITNRLKELGLAPEYVDIVVNTHDHPDHSGNNRLFSRARILSGKGGLEEGDLIAPGVWIMETPGHTADSISVVCESPRRIVVAGDALPLMGNYLKWVPPRLHVDRGMALRSMARIVEVAEVVVPGHDSPFLVRERRRTADLD
- a CDS encoding Lrp/AsnC family transcriptional regulator, translated to MPLKLTSKEKLVLYGLARYPGLSDIDLAGKIGVDRSTIFKSKRKFREWEMVQLLNVPSGMGVGAEMMTAVFTRYRPNAPVEVRGKKLGFGEWVDHPHCVFHSATDSDSVSMVYSRSYTDFKRVFNPVMDDYKDAGFVDDIRCYHYPFSLTRVSWDSALAVNNTFNLGRTDLLDEPPIEEEAPEEEVKLTEKDRLALLAFVKYPALSDLELSRRTGISRPTISGKRNKFFQSGLLARQANVNWKKIGCELMIFYHINVRPKATAEEMMRIYSSFRRIGAAVYSYIQPGEIFGSFLSQCYVEMKERMDLEVKALSEVGLVEERPSYVIMPLRDLKVRKTDYAPMVKSMLEVETDV
- a CDS encoding D-aminoacyl-tRNA deacylase, which produces MNDEIAVIATTADPASLNIADHLLGLGSWEEGGAFRRLRNFRLVLLEERLIGLEGLEERLEGMGLSPALIVFASRHQAKDGAPRLCGHFSGNPGEAVLGGRARELAVAAPGALKSFISNLVAHPVEGFEVTLEATHHGPTNLTVPSFFAEIGSCEREWSDPAAGEAVARSILDLEELHPPAFLGFGGGHYVTRQNRLLLETKIAFGHLFSKYQARDLDLEIVEEARMKSEAVGAYLDRKSLRSAEREKISGALEEIGLQALREGEIRERYPLPLLSS
- the purB gene encoding adenylosuccinate lyase, with protein sequence MAIHPIEYRYGNPEMKDLWSEEYRFRCLFRVEAALARAEEELGLIPPGAADDIGRAAEGASPERAKEIEDEIGHDMMAVVHALAEACEEAGEWVHLGATSNDILDTATGLQIKASLAVLEEKVKRVLRVLLARAEEHKGLVCAGRTHGQIGVPTTYGLRFAVWASEMARHLERLAQMKPRAAVGKMSGAVGTQAAFGADGMKIQARVMELLDLTEVDVSNQVVQRDRHAEMICWMGLVASTLDKICVEIRTLQRSEIAEVSEVFGKRQVGSSTMPHKRNPIKSEQVCGLARIVRAQMEPAFANIPLWDERDLTNSSCERILFPEAFIFTDHILALTARILEGLSINEEQVERNLQLLRGLNMAESVMVELAKRGVGRQKAHEIMRSSSMRAVEEDRTLASVLAEEETVAAHLSSEEIDRLLDPHRYIGTAVEQVDRLVSKLAPLLR